In the Entelurus aequoreus isolate RoL-2023_Sb linkage group LG21, RoL_Eaeq_v1.1, whole genome shotgun sequence genome, ATGATCAGCACAAACCCGGGTGCTGAAAAACAGAACTAATGGAAATCCTAAACCAGGCAGCGGAAcatcacatacgtatatatatatatatatatatatatatatatatatatatatatatatatatatatatatatatatatatatatatatatatatatatatatatatatatatatatatatatatatatatatgtatatatactgtatatatgtgtatatatatatatatatatatatatatatatatatatatatatatatatatatatatatatatatatatatatatatatatatatatatatatatacaatgtacagcatcaggttatatcctaaaatcacaaagccaagcagaatcacaggacactgtgccacgcttattgataatatttttaccaatgattttgataacactacaagtggactacttataaccgacgttagtgatcatctgccagtttttacaatatatgatggaaactacatgggaacataaagttaaagttaagtaccaatgattgtcacacacacactaggtgtggtgaaatttgtcctctgcatttgacccaaccccttgttcaccccctgggaggtgaggggagcagtggggagcagtgggcagcagcggtgccgcgcccaggaatcatttttggtgatttaacatgggagacaaaaggacatttcgaagactgtgcacagagaagaggatgattgctttcaaaattgagctacaaaagcaagattgggacaatgcgtacaatgaaaaagagggtgttgaagcatatgaacatttcttaaacaagttacaagcagcagctttactttgagctcctcccggatgacagagcttctcaccctatctctaagggagagccccgccacccggcggaggaaactcattttggccgcttgtacccgtgatcttgtcctttcggtcatgacccaaagctcatgaccataggtgaggatgggaacgtagatcgaccggtaaattgatagctttgccttccggctcagctccttcttcaccacaacgggtcgATACAGCTtgccaaccaagacagccccacagcatccagagccttaagctgatctcatccacccccgggccttgccaccgaggagctttttaactacctcggcaacctcagccccagaaataggagagcccaccacagattccccaggcactgcttcctcatagaaaGACGTGCTGGTAgggttgaggaggtcttcgaagtattccctccacagatccacagtcgaggtcagcagaacaccatccccaccatacacagtgttgacattgcactgcttccccttcctgaggcggcggatggtggtccagaattgcttcaaagccgtccagaagtcgttttccatggcttccccgaactcctcccatgtccgagtttttgcctcagcgaccgctgaagccgcacaccaattggcctgtcggtacctgtctgctgcctccggagtcctatgagccaaaagagcccgataggactctttcttcagcttgacggcatccctcaccgctcaccagcgggttctaggattaccaccacgacaggcaccaaccacctagcggccacagctccaatcggccgcctcaacaatagaggtacggaacatcatccactcaatgtccagcgcctccctcgtgacatgttcaaagttcttccggaggtgggaattgaaactctctctgacaggagactctgccaggcgttcccagcaaaccctcacaatgcgtttgggcctgccaggtctgtctggcatcctcccccaccatcgcagccaactcaccactaggtgatcagtagaaagctccgcccctctcttcactcgagtgtccaaaacatgagaccgcaaatccgatgacacaactacaaagtcgatcatggaactgcggcctagggtgtcctggtaccaagtgcacatatggacacccttatgtttgaacatggtgtttgttattgacaatctgtgacaagcacaaaagtccaataacaaaacaccactcgagttcagatccgggcggccattcttcccaatcacgcctctccaggtttcaccgtcgttgccaacatgagcgttgaagtcccccagtagaacgagggaatcacccgggggagcactctcagtactccctcgagtgaatcaaaaaagggtgggtactctgagctgccgtttggcgcgtaagcgcaaacaacaaacaacagtcgaggagggactgccgttcctagtgaggtgggcattgtgagagagtcatcagttaaccatgactgataatacccaaggggcctatctattcACTAATATTTCAgggatcagtccctaccttgtgtaattctctgcatgtttaatgcaggtgctggtgaaggcaaaattggtattaaatggttgtgatctgttaaccatggttactggatgctgagatattatttcagagatcagtctttacctagaaagttatctccagttgaggagtcgagttgacaagtactcatgactcttgctggcactcagcgagacggtggagctgggagaagggatacaaggagaggggaatatctttagcactaagaatgttaaccaaatctttaatattaatgtggtggtttcgtttttttcgatgttaagagattataccttactctgcctgtgcaattggcttgccgaccccagagatgcgaggtcactatttcccgggtcttcttcgctatcatccaagtccccgagacgatggctgttgggtaaccatatcattaggattattgcaataccaaaattgccaaatatacatatagtacaagcatctctggtctatttttgaatgctaccggaaataacctatctattactgtagaaacatgacaaaaacaagacggaacacacttacactggcttcctgttccttttttctggcagctcctcattctctgcctcagattgcaggtctgaggtgtcgcagccctttccatattgttgcattatttgtagttgtctaaaatttaatatgttaaaatgaacatgagtttcaaattagctgtagagctgaacagaatattattattattgatgaaaataaatcaggtctctctcttacaagagacctggtcagaacatagacacaataggttattccaagcataaagagaagcaactatgacgttatttttaaacaagaaatttataaatttgcataccacaagttcggacaacagaaacgtcaaatcttggccagtttggctcatgctgctcctaATTTAAAGCGGCCCTTTTAATTATGTctgtgtttttatagctgggccagaaaaccatcccatcatcataccatccacttgggacaaccgcaatgtccctgttcattataaatttaatcagatgaaaaggcatccttaatgtagaaagaaagaaaaggggtatttattcatcgtcaaaggaacaacgtggacaaaagcatgcacaggtgttagtgtatacaaataagcaagtaagatgagctgagcTTTTACCcgaatggtgccccaaggtggtaagaactataaaaaaggtaaaagtacaggtcataatagtcagaacttcagctcaatcgtaaagtagggtttgaaattatgggtgtagtgtatacaaagatcagtccctaccttgtgtaactctctgcatgtttaatgcaggtgctggtgaaggcatatgaagacgtccttccccatggtgaggtgctaagggagataaattggtattaaatggttgtgatctgttaaccattgttactggatgctgagatattatttcggagatcagtctttacctagaaagttatctccagttgaggagtcgagttgacaagtactcatgactcttgctggcactcggcgagacagtggagctgggagaagggatacaaggagaggggaatatctttagcactaagaatgttaaccatatctttaatattaatgtggtggtttcgttttttcgatgttaagagattattccttacaatgcctgtgcaattggcttgccaaccccagagatgcgAGGTCAccatttcccgggtcttcttcgctatcatccgagtccccgagacgatggctgttgggtaaccatattgTAGGTGGTagcttaaatatgtaaatattacttaaATATTGCTCCgaataaagtaaagaaaaactAGTTAAATTATCCTGAAAATCAAGCATTTTTATAAGAGTTTTGTAACTAGACACAAAGGTAGTTTTAAGTAAAATTTACTATGAAAGAGTGAGTACATTTTGTCTCTAAGAAAGAAAATCTCTAGTAATGTTTACTTGAGTGTTTTTGATAAAAAATCATTCTTGCTGGCAAGTAAACTTTACTTGACTATTTCCTAAGTAAAAGTTACAAATAATTTCTGTGTGGAAATTGTTACCTAGCTTTTTTTAAGTAAATGGCACTCCAAATTTTTTTCAGTgtatagccgaggatcggaccgccaagtgtcctgccttcggctgtgcccagctcacactgcacccgacctctatggcccctgctatgggtggggAGCCCATTAGAGGggggaattgatatggaaacgataaaaaaggttatttaaGACAtcccaggaccattcatgtatataagtaacctatcatttcaaacaggtaaatttccaaacaaaataaaaatagctgaagttgcaccaatttataagactggagacaaacatcaatttacaaaataTAGACGTGTtcctttacttccacaattttctaaaatcattgaaaaactgttcaataacagattagagagtttcacaaataaaaatagaatacttgaaGAGAACcaatacagagctaatgtttcaacttcgatatctgagttactgtgtagaaatatgggaaaataataacaaaagtacacttcattcactaacagtgttacaaaaaagatcagttacaatacataatgttggatatagagaacatacaaatcctttatttattgaatcaaagatactgaaattccacgacatagtgaatttgcaaacagctaaaattataaacaaagcaaactataacctgctacccaagaatatacaacaattaaaaatataatcttagataaaaatgtaatttaaaacatttgtacgcacgtagacacttaagaccttcagtatatcagtatgtggaattaaattatggaatggattaagcaaagaaatctaacaatgtactaatatgatccacttcaagaaactcttcaaacttaaagtgtttacaaagtacaaagaagaaccatgataaacattctgaatgtatttcatccatccattctttcattctcaaaataatcttacttatcttatcatatgaaatataacttacttcaccaattattatttatctatttatttttattgtgattacttatggagtatattgtgaataaattgagaacaggaagtgaacaaaagttttagcaactgttatgtaaaagaaaaggggtaggattaaataaactctgcttcttcctacttcttttcaaacatgttgaaaagagaaactggaaattgtgatgtatcatgttgtatgcatgcatgttcgaaataaactcaaactcaactcaacatatacatacatatatatatatatatatatatatatatatatatatatatatatatatatatatatatatatatatatatatatatatatatatatatatatatatatatatatatatatatagtgtgtgtgtgtatagatagcCAGGTACCTGGCCTAattcttttaacccaatgtggtcccccgagtcaaaaattTGGGGATCCCTGGCATAGCATAACAATCTCTGCAAGATAATAAAAACGTTCACACCATTATTAACTTTATTTAGGAAAAGTATGTTTATTTAAAATAAGCACGCAATACTGTAGGTCCAAAAGTCCAACTTTTAATGAAAATATACTTTCGAATTCCTGCGATAATGTTATGATTTAATACACAAACTTCTTCTACTTCATGATACCCACAGGAAGTGAAAATATGGAGTTGTTCAACGGTCCTAAAACTTTTGTCCACATGAGCTTTACCTGTCCATTTGGTAATCACCAACACCTAACAAATagatcataaataaatacatgcatgAATCTGCTACTGGAACTATATACAGGATTACATTCAGTCTTTGAGTGAATTTGCTGAAAACAAATGTACCTTAGCCATCTTGAAGGTGGTTGGTGCTGAGAGGTGATGATGATGTTGTCTTCTCAACGCACCGTGGCCTTGACATGGCCTCTGTGCATGGCACGAGCCCTCCTCTGGCGCTCTGCCATGGTGGAGCTAATGCTTTGTGTGAGCGCTGGCAGGGTCACACCAGTCCTGGGAGAGACAAGAGGCTATTTTGTATGCTTGTAGCATCACACCTACAGGAGGAGTGCTTAAGGGCAAGTATGTTGAGTCAAAATGACCACAGTCAGCCTCACTATAAGGCTGTGAAATGTGATTCATGCTAATAATAATTCAAGAATTCACTGAACTGAGTGGTAGCGTTTCTCACACACtaagtttttttcaaattcacaaTTCCTATTTATTCGGATTCTGAATCGATCCAAATGTtaataatctattaataaaaagcTGTTTTTCAAGCCTTCTCCTTCACTCTACATACTGTTTGTCAGGCAGCGTAGGGTATTTTTACAAAAAGGATGGCGCTAAAGTCTCAGCAAGGAGGACAAAAAATACATAAGCCCTGCCTCTCTAAAGGAAAATGTTTGGGCTCACTTTGTTTTCTACAGTTTCCCTACAAAGAAGCTTCACATGACATTGAGTGCCCGAtctactaaagcaggggtgtccaaagtgtcgcCTGGGGGCCAATTTTCGCCCGCAGTTCGACCGATTAGAACGTGGCGATACTGAATCCATAAACAAAAAATCATTGCCttgatgtgggttcagatcaggggatgtcgtgatttgtgaagccctttgaggcacttgtgattaagggctatatagatTGTGATTGCTTGATTGACAAACGTCCAAATACCGATTATTTACGTATGTTCAATAATGTAATATTCCAGACGCACCATCACAACACATGCGTCTCCCACAGCGTTAAAAATAGGTTATGTTATCAAGATCGCACTTCTACAGTATATTGCCCAGAAAAGGTGTTGTGTGCTGCATATTCCACGACATAACGAAACACCACAGGTTGGACCGTTGGAGCATGACATTatcaatgtggagggaaatgagtgtctcctcaCAGCCGGTATGTACAGTGCATCTGgagagtattcacagcgcttcactttttccacattttgttgtgtTTCAGCCTTATTACAAACTGGAATTAATAATTTTTtggcctcaaaattctacacacaataccccataataacattatgaaaatcatatttttaaaatttttgaaaatttatttaaaattaaaaaatcacaTCTACGTAAGTATTCACaatctttgctcaatactttgttgatgcacctttggcagcaatcacAGCCTCAAGTATCTTTTAATAGGAGGcctcaagcttggcacacctatcttggggcagtttcgcccatttctctttgcagcacctctaaagcttcatcaggttggatgggaaacattggttttcatccaggatgtctctctacattgctgcattcatcttagtctcgtcaggaggtgaccaagaacttgATGGTCACCCTGTCACAGCTACATCATTCCTCTGTGGAGGGAGGAGAACCTTGCAGAAGGACAATTATCTCTGCaataatccaccaatcaggcctgtatggtatagtatccaaacggaagccatttctcagtaaaaaaaagtttgccaaaaatgCAcctgactctcagaccatgagaaacaaaattctctggtgtgATGAGACAacaattgaactctttggcgtgaatgccaggcattatgtttggaggaaaccaggcaccactcatcaccaggccaataccatcccaacAGTGAAacgtggtggtggcagcatcatgctgtgggggtggTTTTCAGCAGCagaaactgggagactagtcaggatagagggaaagatgaatgcagcaatgtacagagacatcctggattaaaaccaacgcttcccatccaacctaatggagcttgagaggtgaaaGAGGAAAGGGCTAAGATGAAtgtgcgaaactgcccaaagatagatgtgccaagcttgtgtcgtcgtattaaaaaaaacttgaggctgtaattgctgccataggagcatcaacaaagtattgagagcAAAGtcagtgaatacttatgtacacatgatttttttttttataaatttgcaaaattaaaaattaaatcacattgtcattatgtggtattgtctgtagaattttgaggacaaaaatgaatgtattccattttggaataaggctgtaaaataACAGAATGTACAAAAACTAAAGCACTGTGAATACCTTCTGGCAAAATACATCACTTAAGTTTAAAATTCCAAACAGCTGGTTTGAAGAATGTTTGGAGGAAGGCTTTaggttgttttataaatatctccgcaatccCTCCTTAGTTTGATTTCCAAATTTTCGTGACTAATGGGGTTTTGAAATGCACAAAAACAGATACAGGTAAGAAAGgtcggttttgcataatatgtccCCTTTAaagtatattattaatttaattatcAAACATAATGAAATGTGCCATCAAATAAAATAATTGGTCCCAACAGTCTCCCATCTAGTTGGTTGCACTGCAGAGTATGCATTAGCATCTGTTTTATAACAAAGTAGACAATACATATGATAGAGATATATTTACGTACGTTTTTGCTGTTTGCAGACCCAGTTTAGGAAACATGTTGCTGTCTGAAAATTTGCTGAAAAAAGAAACCTGgtataagaataaaaaataaattgcatatattttggtGATAGTTTATCTTTTTATACTTTACCTGGTACTATCAATGAGGTATTCTTTGGTCAGGTTGTAGTTTTCTGGGGTGATTTTCTTGTTGAGTACAATATCTGTCAGCAAAGCCTTGTAGCGCACAATCTAGGAGACAGAGTTAAGTATTCACAAGTcttcattttttccacattttgttatgttacagcttaattctaaaatgaaatacatttatttttgtccccataatgacaatgttgtTTGTTAAAcagtttgcaaatgtattacaaattaaaaatcacatgtacatacatattcacagcctttgcgcaatactttgttattgcacctttagcagcaattacagcctcaagtctttttgaatacgatgccaaaagtttggcacacctatctgtgaatagtttcacccattcctttttgcagcacttctcaagctccatcaggttggatgggaagtgttgtttttaatccaggatgtctctgtacattgctgcattaatCTTTTCCtccatcctgactagtctcccagttcctgccactgaaaaacatccccacatcatgatgctgcAACCACCATGCTTcattgtagggatggtattggcctggtgataagcggtgcctggtttcctctaaACATGATgcttggcattcacgccaaagagatcaatctttgtctcatcatacCTGTTCATTTTGTTTCTCATTGTCTGTCAGTCTTTCAGGTGTATTTTGGCAAACGTTTACTAAGAAATAACTTCCGTCTCGATACTATACCATACAGGTTTGATTGGTGGATtgttgcagagatggttgtccttctgcaaGGTTCtgttctctccacagaggaatgctgtagctctgacagattgACCTTCCTGACtaaactaagatgaatgcagcagtgTACAGACATGCTTGTGGCATTATATTGAAAAaggcttgaggctgtaattgctgccaaaggtgcatcagtaAAGTATTGAGTAAAGGCTGTTCATTTTGTATATGTGATTTTATAttgttaatacatttgcaaaataaaaaacatttttacattgtcattatggggtattactGTGTGTAGATTTTAatagacaaaaatgaatgtattcctttttgtaataaggctgtaacataacaaaatgtggaaaaagtaaagcgctgtgaatactttccggaaccACTGTACGTATTATTTTACTACCGGATAGCAGGAAAGCTTCTTGACTCCATACATACTTCTTGAGACTGTAAACTGTTGGTGCTGTAGAGCTGCTGGATGATGAGCTCACAATCCCGCAGGTTGGAGGCGTGCGGTGGATGGGATGATGGATTGGTGTGAAGTTGTCGAGGCTGTGCCCCCGACGTACCTGAGCCACGTTTAGGTCTGAAGGGTCCTAGAGTTTCTCTGCAACCTCCCACACTACGTAACATAAGAATGTTAGTTAACATGAATCTATATCATTCATCTTATTGGATTGTGACACAATTAAAGGTCCCTATTATGAAAATGTGACTGTAATATGTGTCTCTAGTGGCTGTTTATGAGCACAAAGCGGAGAAAAAAAAGGATACTCTCCCAAATTTGTTTGATCCACTTTTGAGAGAGGGTGCTCAAAGCTTCTCTCAAAAGTGTATCTTTTTATAACGTCATTAAGGGAAAAACATTTCTTTATTGAAATGATGAGGCCAACCCTGTGTATATGTTCCAACATTTTAGAGGACAACTCTGTAAAAAATGGGGGGCAAGCATCTTAATATAAAGCCTGAGGCGCTGCAAACTGTCAGTAAGCTGGAGACGTGGGAGTTTGATAGTTTAGTTTttataacctagcatgatgttgctgtaaaaaaaaatattttagcacTGTAGCTCATGTAGCGATGCTGATGTTGCTAATGTTTGTGTCCTTCCGTCCAACTCCTTAAAGGGGCTATTTGCAACTTGCCCAAGtacatttttaaagcaaaaaatataacaacacCATTggtgcttatgttaccattagttgcTGTACAGAACATGTATGTGTTAaaactgtctatatttttcacaattactaagtttgcGTAACAAATCTTTTTACCGATCCAAATAacatgattggtgtttacggcatGTAAAAAGTGCACAACAGGGCTTCTTGAAGCTGGGCAAACGGCATTAAAGGGAACTGCAttatttggggaattttgcctgacgttcacaatcattataaaagacttGACGATGAATTGATTTTTGTAATGCATTTAAATATTaactaaacgtaaataaaagtcagtttacagcggagccaatgggggcTCCTCTATCTCTCCGATAAAATCCAATAAAGAACTAttaaaaaagcaccaacaatactccatttacatttcgtgacttgaatatcaaccaagtattagtgatattgttaaaacaaagacaaactatagcggcgccatgatcactaccgtgtgtccctatgtttacagtatcgagtggtctgctggttcctcgcttccttgctccctgtaaatgTGTTCTAGATCATAACTCATGCATCTCACCGGCAcagaagacgtctgagtaggcatttcgacaagttggtacactttgacagccatttaagacTCGGAAATGGCCTAAACGACACAAAAACATTCTTCaccttaatgggaatatatgaacatcctatcagtctgcatcttaatgacagcagaccttgcacgggtaagtgatgttttattatgtttgttggctctcatgaagtcggcagtgagtaataatcagcgatgaagaagaaaaaaaggcaaACATGATACGTTTTTGAAATCAATGCgctgcatatgcttaaaatgatcaaagtacataaatattaaatgttaatataaatgtCCCtggtattacattacatatatacttacatcagacCTATTCAACTgtcggcccgccaaagcttttcatttggcccaccgaacatcacccaaataggcatGATAaaaaccattaaaggcctactgaaatgacattttcttatttaaacgggtatagcagatccattctatgtgtcatacttgatcatttcgcgatattgccatatttttgctgaaaggatttagtagacaacatcgacgataaagttcgcaactttaggtcgctgataaaaaaaaagccttgcctgtaccggaagtagcgtgacgtcacaggttgtagagctcctcacatctgcacattgtcttcaatcatggacgccagcagcgtgagcgattcggaccgagaaagcgacgattaccccattaatttgagcgaggatgaaagattcgtggatgaggaaagtgagagtgaaggattagagggcagtggaagcgattcagatagggaagaggctgtgagaggcgggtgggacctgatattcagctgggaatgactaaaacagtaaataaacacaaaacatatatatactctattagccacaacacaaccaggcttatatttaatatgccacaaattaatccgcataacaaacacctcccccctcccgtccatataacccaccatacaactcaaacacccgcacaacacactcaatcccacagcccaaagtaccactcacctccgtaaagttcatacagcacatatatttccccaatgttacgtacgtgacatgcacatagcggcacgcacggacgggtaagcgatcaaatgtttggaagccaaagctgtagtcacggtagtgcgtctgctatccaactcaaagtcctcctggttgtgttgctgcagccagccgctaatacaccgatcccacctacagctttcttctttgctgtcttcattgttcattaaacaaattgcaaaagattcaccaacacagatgtccagaatactgtggaattttgcgatgaaaacagacgacttaaaggcctactgaaatgaattttttttatttaaacggggatagcagatctattctatgtgtcatacttgatcatttcgcgatattgccatatttttgctgaaaggatttagtatagaacaacgacgataaagattgcaacttttggtatctgataaaaaaaaggcttgcccctaccggaagtagcgtgacgtagtcagttgaacatatacgcaaagttccctattgtttacaatgatggtcgcatgaagtgagagagattcggaccgagaaagcgacaatttccccattaatttgagcgaggatgaaagatttgtggatgagtaaagtgcaagtgaaggactagtggggagttgaagctattcagatagggaagatgctgtgagagccgggggtgacctgatattcagctgggaatgactacaacagtaaataaacacaagacatatatatactctattagccacaacacaaccaggcttatatttaatatgccacaaattaa is a window encoding:
- the LOC133638478 gene encoding coiled-coil domain-containing protein 74A-like yields the protein MSSNNPPPARHLPQWSRVGRLGMPCPPRRLPANRLQPLHVAPQGDRGGPKTATAAAGHSDANRRVASLQKNIEFLQQQHKQTLVKLHEEVEYLRRENKELKYKMIMDAPKSNKKGQKNSHVGFGTDTQAKGPSQYHMQSVGGCRETLGPFRPKRGSGTSGAQPRQLHTNPSSHPPHASNLRDCELIIQQLYSTNSLQSQEIVRYKALLTDIVLNKKITPENYNLTKEYLIDSTSKFSDSNMFPKLGLQTAKTTGVTLPALTQSISSTMAERQRRARAMHRGHVKATVR